A genomic region of Caulobacter vibrioides contains the following coding sequences:
- a CDS encoding VOC family protein codes for MISYITIGASDPDRAGAFYDAALGALGNQRLWRQGDWIGYGPDPEHATLMICSPENGEPAKAGNGIMIGLKAESPEQVDAFHAAAMAHGGVCAGPPGPRPTYGEGYYLAYVRDPDGNKLAAFFKG; via the coding sequence ATGATCAGCTACATCACCATCGGCGCCAGCGACCCCGACCGGGCTGGCGCCTTCTATGACGCGGCCCTGGGCGCGCTGGGCAATCAGCGGCTTTGGCGACAAGGCGACTGGATCGGCTATGGGCCAGACCCCGAGCACGCCACGCTGATGATCTGCTCGCCAGAGAACGGCGAACCCGCCAAGGCCGGCAACGGCATCATGATCGGATTGAAGGCCGAGTCGCCTGAGCAGGTCGACGCCTTCCACGCCGCCGCCATGGCCCATGGCGGCGTCTGCGCCGGCCCGCCCGGACCGCGTCCGACCTATGGCGAGGGCTACTACCTGGCCTATGTCCGCGATCCCGACGGCAACAAGCTGGCCGCGTTCTTCAAGGGCTGA
- a CDS encoding AEC family transporter, whose translation MALVVDVAGRVWPFFLLVAAGVALARLQLFDARMTQGLSAYVYWVGFPALLVHSLSRLGRPGPELTAGLAAYALVGLLVMGGLLVVGRLLGWTRGERAGAAMASGVGNSAFLALPVTAAVLGPETARLVAGAVAADFVVLAATGVGLLGWAAGRSVWRSTAQAFRNPVVAAALLGLLLALLDLALPQPLDRAVGMAAASGSPVGLVALGAALGLRQTEDEPAPASAPIALAALAKLLVFPLLVWWMIGLTPAPAAFRAGATLVAAAPTAVNVFIQTRAYGVWPRGAARTVALTTAISIVSLSLVAILLTAGVS comes from the coding sequence ATCGCGCTCGTTGTCGATGTCGCCGGGCGCGTCTGGCCATTCTTTCTGCTGGTCGCCGCAGGCGTCGCGCTCGCTCGGCTACAGCTGTTCGACGCACGGATGACGCAGGGCCTCTCGGCCTATGTCTATTGGGTGGGTTTCCCCGCCTTGCTCGTCCATTCCCTGTCGCGCCTGGGCCGCCCGGGCCCTGAACTGACGGCGGGGCTGGCGGCCTATGCGCTGGTGGGCCTGCTGGTCATGGGCGGCCTGCTGGTTGTCGGGCGCCTTCTGGGCTGGACCCGAGGCGAGCGCGCGGGGGCCGCCATGGCGTCTGGCGTCGGCAACAGCGCCTTCCTGGCGCTTCCCGTCACCGCCGCCGTGCTGGGGCCCGAGACGGCCCGTCTGGTGGCCGGCGCGGTGGCGGCCGACTTCGTGGTGCTGGCGGCGACCGGGGTGGGCCTTCTGGGCTGGGCGGCCGGACGATCGGTCTGGCGCTCGACGGCGCAGGCCTTCCGCAATCCGGTGGTGGCGGCCGCCTTGCTGGGCCTGCTCCTGGCGTTGCTGGATCTGGCCCTGCCCCAGCCCCTGGACCGCGCCGTCGGCATGGCGGCGGCCTCGGGCAGTCCGGTGGGCCTTGTCGCCCTGGGGGCGGCGCTGGGCCTTCGCCAGACCGAGGACGAGCCCGCGCCGGCCAGCGCCCCCATCGCTCTGGCCGCGCTCGCCAAGCTGCTGGTCTTCCCCCTGCTGGTCTGGTGGATGATCGGCCTGACGCCCGCGCCTGCGGCGTTCCGGGCCGGCGCGACCCTGGTGGCCGCCGCGCCGACGGCGGTGAACGTCTTCATCCAGACCCGCGCCTACGGCGTCTGGCCGCGCGGCGCGGCGCGGACCGTAGCGCTGACGACCGCCATCTCGATCGTCTCCCTGTCGCTGGTGGCGATCCTGCTGACAGCCGGTGTCAGCTAG
- a CDS encoding DUF2939 domain-containing protein, whose product MTLQKRIWDLIVLAIFAFAAAFASAPWFAFRALKAAAQYEDVQAIGQLVDFPAVRRSLTGQLIADAPAAKPEAPSLWRDPMSVFKKAIEPIAPPEPKVDRYLTVAGVSALTRGYAPGKAPPASRRDDSLGGQIRDTVRGPYPGIAYWDPNRVRISVKRPDASRKVTIFTFERKALFTWKLVHIRLPGDERQG is encoded by the coding sequence ATGACTCTGCAAAAGCGGATCTGGGACCTGATCGTGCTGGCGATCTTCGCGTTCGCCGCCGCCTTCGCGAGCGCGCCTTGGTTCGCCTTCCGCGCGCTGAAGGCCGCCGCGCAGTACGAGGATGTCCAGGCGATCGGGCAACTGGTCGATTTCCCGGCCGTGCGCCGCAGCCTGACCGGGCAGTTGATCGCCGACGCCCCGGCCGCCAAGCCCGAAGCCCCATCGCTGTGGCGCGATCCGATGAGCGTCTTCAAGAAGGCCATCGAGCCCATCGCCCCGCCTGAGCCCAAGGTCGATCGCTACCTGACCGTGGCCGGCGTCTCGGCCCTGACGCGGGGCTACGCGCCCGGCAAGGCGCCGCCCGCCTCGCGCCGCGACGACTCGCTGGGCGGCCAGATCCGCGACACGGTGCGCGGCCCCTACCCCGGCATCGCCTATTGGGATCCCAACCGCGTGCGGATCTCGGTCAAGCGTCCTGACGCCAGCCGCAAGGTCACGATCTTCACCTTCGAGCGTAAGGCGCTGTTCACCTGGAAGCTGGTGCATATCCGCCTGCCGGGCGACGAGCGCCAGGGCTGA